In the genome of Numida meleagris isolate 19003 breed g44 Domestic line unplaced genomic scaffold, NumMel1.0 unplaced_Scaffold371, whole genome shotgun sequence, one region contains:
- the LOC110391458 gene encoding natural cytotoxicity triggering receptor 1-like, with product MSLAGWCLVAASRAQQLPPPSLWLHPSHRVSLGDNVTLRCHLPQQAAWVQLWFNGTLRSDKEKDKEQDTVEFSLVVTNLEDTGTYQCRYQVSEPLWTSNMSDPVELVVTGEGTGDSRWT from the exons ATgtcccttgcaggttggtgtctggtggcagcgagcagggcacagcagc TGCCCCCACCCTCCCTGTGGCTTCACCCCAGCCACAGGGTGTCCCTGGGGGACAATGTCACCCTGCGGTGCCACCTGCCCCAGCAAGCTGCCTGGGTCCAGCTCTGGTTTAATGGAACTTTGAGATCTGACAAGGAAAAAGACAAGGAGCAAGATACAGTGGAGTTCTCCTTGGTTGTCACAAACCTGGAAGACACGGGGACATATCAGTGTCGGTACCAGGTGTCAGAGCCACTGTGGACATCGAATATGAGTGACCCCgtggagctggtggtgacaggtgagggcactggggacagtAGGTGGACCTGA
- the LOC110391457 gene encoding immunoglobulin superfamily member 1-like has translation MCKDTDKEQDAVEFYLADIKQEDAVKYQCQYRVLEPPGTSEKSDPVALLVTDPSYPPPNISLSPEEHVEMGTNVTIRCWNKPYQGSTFLHKDGHSAPIQHQDPDGGGTATFTLFRVSPADSGTYRCSYRVGGCCLFFSPLGDNVTLEVIPTPALPGDNGGLSWNPVSAVVGRCAAAIIFIFVLVVSILLAAHRRRIQRNESPGAPLRSPNAVQFQVSVWVRGPQNPTCPFAPPPDLTREPQTLPVGTSRNSPHFMASQSPSQRCLTPQI, from the exons ATGTGCAAGGACACAGACAAGGAGCAGGACGCAGTTGAGTTCTACTTGGCTGACATAAAACAGGAAGACGCTGTGAAGTATCAGTGCCAGTACCGAGTGCTGGAGCCACCAGGGACATCGGAGAAGAGTGACCCCGTGGCGCTACTGGTGACAG ATCCCAGCTACCCACCCCCCAACATTTCCCTGAGCCCTGAGGAACATGTGGAGATGGGGACCAACGTCACCATTCGCTGCTGGAACAAGCCTTATCAAGGCTCCACCTTCCTGCACAAGGATGGGCACTCAGCCCCTATCCAGCACCAAGACCCCGATGGTGGGGGCACAGCCACTTTCACCCTCTTTAGGGTGTCCCCAGCTGACTCTGGCACCTATAGGTGCTCCTACCGTGTTGGGggctgctgcctttttttctcacCCCTTGGGGACAATGTGACCCTGGAAGTGATTCCCACACCTGCCCTCCCAG GTGACAATGGGGGGCTCAGTTGGAACCCCGTGTCAGCAGTGGTGGggcgctgtgctgctgccatcatCTTCATCTTTGTCCTTGTTGTCTCCATCCTCCTCGCTGCCCACAGAAGACGGATACAAAGAAATGAGAGTCCAG GTGCACCCCTCAGAAGCCCCAATGCCGTGCAGTTCCAGGTCAGTGTCTGGGTcaggggaccccaaaacccaaccTGCCCCTTTGCCCCTCCCCCAGACCTCACCAGGGAACCCCAAACCCTGCCTGTGGGGACCTCAAGGAACTCCCCACATTTTATGGCTTCCCAATCTCCATCACAGCGATGCCTCACACCCCAAATCTAA
- the LOC110391456 gene encoding leukocyte immunoglobulin-like receptor subfamily A member 2, translating to MAPVALALILGWCLVAASRAQHLSRPSLSLHPSQGVSLGDSVTLRCHLPLPAARVCVYQHKYLRFLKNMHKEEDTAEFSLVEVRQEDAMKYQCQYRVLALPGTLEKSDPVELVVTDSSYSPPGISLSPEEHVEMGTNVTIQCWNQGLHGTIFLHKDGHSAPIQHQDHSAGSTATFTLFRVTPADSGTYRCSYRFGGSYFLSSPLADNVRLEVAPPGAERMPCGNLVVAVVRGCAAALVFGLGLYFILDASSFWIRRDESPAGEGA from the exons ATGGCACCAGTGGCGCtggccctcatcctgg gttggtgtctggtggcagcaagcagggcacagcacc TGTCCCGACCCTCCCTGTCactgcaccccagccagggggtgtccctgggggaCTCTGTCACTCTGCGGTGCCACCTGCCCCTGCCGGCTGCCCGGGTCTGTGTGTACCAGCACAAATATTTGAGATTCCTCAAGAACATGCACAAGGAGGAGGACACAGCTGAGTTCTCCTTGGTTGAAGTAAGGCAGGAAGATGCAATGAAGTATCAGTGCCAGTACCGAGTGCTGGCTCTACCAGGGACATTGGAGAAGAGTGACCCtgtggagctggtggtgacag ATTCCAGCTACTCCCCACCTGGCATTTCCCTGAGTCCTGAGGAACATGTGGAGATGGGGACCAATGTCACCATCCAGTGTTGGAACCAGGGTTTGCACGGCACCATCTTCCTGCACAAGGATGGGCACTCAGCCCCTATCCAGCACCAGGACCACAGTGCTGGGAGCACGGCCACCTTCACCCTCTTTAGAGTGACCCCAGCCGATTCCGGCACCTATAGGTGCTCCTACCGCTTTGGGGGCTCCTACTTTCTGTCCTCTCCCCTGGCGGACAACGTGAGGCTGGAGGTGGCACCCCCAG GTGCTGAGAGGATGCCCTGTGGGAAcctggtggtggcagtggtgaGGGGCTGCGCTGCCGCCCTCGTCTTTGGCCTTGGCCTCTACTTCATCCTCGATGCCAGCAGCTTCTGGATACGGAGAGATGAGAGCCCTGCTGGGGAAGGCGCTTGA
- the LOC110391455 gene encoding platelet glycoprotein VI-like isoform X2, with translation MAPMALGLILGWCLVAASRAWHVPQPSLLLHPSQGVSLGDTVTLQCHLPRLAAWVKFYQEGHLISYKYPGKEQDRAEFSLVDIKQEAAVRYWCQYELLYTARTSETSEPVELVVTDHRFSPPEISLSPEKYVETGTNITIRCWNQDYQGIFLLHKDGCSAPIQHQDPDGGGTATFTLFGVTPADNGSYRCSYRAKAYPLVSSPLGDRVILVVRPTHAPPDAGVPPRQPEAVQFQVPPGDSEGLTYAELHAVNAGPWLSGLPAAPQPAVIYAEVGTAGPH, from the exons atggcACCAATGGCGCTGGGcctcatcctgg gttggtgtctggtggcagcGAGCAGGGCATGGCACG TGCCCCAACCCTCCTTGTtgctgcaccccagccagggggtatccctgggggacactgtcaCCCTGCAGTGCCACCTGCCCCGGCTGGCTGCCTGGGTCAAGTTCTACCAGGAAGGACATTTGATATCCTACAAGTACCCAGGCAAGGAACAGGACAGGGCTGAGTTCTCCTTGGTTGACATAAAGCAGGAAGCTGCAGTGAGGTATTGGTGCCAGTATGAACTACTGTATACAGCAAGAACCTCAGAAACAAGTGAACCTGTCgagctggtggtgacag ATCACAGATTTTCCCCACCTGAAATTTCCCTGAGCCCTGAGAAATATGTGGAGACGGGGACCAACATCACCATCCGATGCTGGAACCAAGATTACCAGGGCATCTTCTTGCTGCACAAGGATGGGTGCTCAGCCCCTATCCAGCACCAGGACCCTGATGGTGGGGGCACAGCCACCTTCACACTCTTTGGGGTGACCCCAGCTGACAACGGTTCCTATAGGTGCTCCTATCGCGCCAAAGCCTACCCCTTGGTGTCCTCACCCCTTGGGGACAGAGTGATTCTGGTGGTGAGACCCACACATGCACCCCCAG aTGCAGGTGTTCCCCCCAGACAGCCTGAGGCTGTGCAGTTCCAG GTGCCCCCTGGGGACAGCGAGGGTCTGACCTACGCCGAGCTGCACGCTGTGAATGCCGGCCCCTGGCTCTCTGGACTCCCCGCTGCCCCCCAGCCCGCTGTGATCTACGCTGAGGTGGGCACTGCGGGACCCCACTGA
- the LOC110391455 gene encoding platelet glycoprotein VI-like isoform X1 — protein sequence MAPMALGLILGWCLVAASRAWHVPQPSLLLHPSQGVSLGDTVTLQCHLPRLAAWVKFYQEGHLISYKYPGKEQDRAEFSLVDIKQEAAVRYWCQYELLYTARTSETSEPVELVVTDHRFSPPEISLSPEKYVETGTNITIRCWNQDYQGIFLLHKDGCSAPIQHQDPDGGGTATFTLFGVTPADNGSYRCSYRAKAYPLVSSPLGDRVILVVRPTHAPPDPTGASGGSLANPVVVVLGVCTAALSFILVLVVFLLAARGCWIWRDESSDAGVPPRQPEAVQFQVPPGDSEGLTYAELHAVNAGPWLSGLPAAPQPAVIYAEVGTAGPH from the exons atggcACCAATGGCGCTGGGcctcatcctgg gttggtgtctggtggcagcGAGCAGGGCATGGCACG TGCCCCAACCCTCCTTGTtgctgcaccccagccagggggtatccctgggggacactgtcaCCCTGCAGTGCCACCTGCCCCGGCTGGCTGCCTGGGTCAAGTTCTACCAGGAAGGACATTTGATATCCTACAAGTACCCAGGCAAGGAACAGGACAGGGCTGAGTTCTCCTTGGTTGACATAAAGCAGGAAGCTGCAGTGAGGTATTGGTGCCAGTATGAACTACTGTATACAGCAAGAACCTCAGAAACAAGTGAACCTGTCgagctggtggtgacag ATCACAGATTTTCCCCACCTGAAATTTCCCTGAGCCCTGAGAAATATGTGGAGACGGGGACCAACATCACCATCCGATGCTGGAACCAAGATTACCAGGGCATCTTCTTGCTGCACAAGGATGGGTGCTCAGCCCCTATCCAGCACCAGGACCCTGATGGTGGGGGCACAGCCACCTTCACACTCTTTGGGGTGACCCCAGCTGACAACGGTTCCTATAGGTGCTCCTATCGCGCCAAAGCCTACCCCTTGGTGTCCTCACCCCTTGGGGACAGAGTGATTCTGGTGGTGAGACCCACACATGCACCCCCAG ACCCCACAGGTGCCAGTGGAGGGTCTCTTGCAAACccggtggtggtggtgttgggagtctgcactgctgctctcagcttcaTTCTCGTCCTTGTCGTCTTCCTTCTTGCTGCACGTGGATGCTGGATATGGAGAGATGAGAGCTCTG aTGCAGGTGTTCCCCCCAGACAGCCTGAGGCTGTGCAGTTCCAG GTGCCCCCTGGGGACAGCGAGGGTCTGACCTACGCCGAGCTGCACGCTGTGAATGCCGGCCCCTGGCTCTCTGGACTCCCCGCTGCCCCCCAGCCCGCTGTGATCTACGCTGAGGTGGGCACTGCGGGACCCCACTGA